A segment of the Cydia splendana chromosome 16, ilCydSple1.2, whole genome shotgun sequence genome:
attaaattataTGGATTTATTCCATCAATAAATTCCACCAgagaaataaatcaaataaataaataaaaaaacagtttttttctgCAGCCTGTTCATAAGACttgtaaatattttactttTGCTCTTTTAGGTTAATCAATCCTATTTTAGGCGccctataaataataattaacttGGGAAAACGTAATATACTGGTATCAATTACATTGCAGTGTCTTCGGGCGCCAATAAATAGATTAATTAACCTTTTATCTCACCAAAACTTTAAGAAATATACATTCAAAATGGTCACATTAGTAATTGAAAAATAGTTTCCAACTATTATAAATTTTACCTTGATTATAAAGTCGAAAATCACTTCAAATTTGTTTATAAGGGCCGTTAAAGGTTTTGGTAAGATAAGTTTGGAGCTAACTCTAACATCTGTTCACTTGGCGGAATCCTTGGACGAATGGTTGTTGGTCTCTTCAGTCTTATCCCCATCACCATAGAATTTTGGCTGAAACATAACAATCAATGTATAGCGAAAGTATTTTTTCTCGCCCTGCAGACTAATATCCACTGTGACAGTATCTTGGGCGCAAGACAGGCTACTCGTCGTTTAATAACTGCATTAATTAGAAAGGGAAGGGAGGTATCTCGTgtgcgagatactgtcgcggcgCTTTAGTGCCTAGCCTATTGATTTAAATGTGtgtggtttaaaaaaaatgcgaaCGTGTGGACATTATTGCACACACATTGACAAtgtatgtgacgttccacgataAATGTACCtcatggcggttggcgcttacatCGCGTAGTATCGCTAAGTATTGGAGtgtcgttaataatagcgtaagcgccaaccgccataagataactttacccgtggaacgtcacatatgtattGTTTACGACAacatatgtgtcgcttaacttcaaactcgggtaaatccattcgaccctctcagcaaatatctaccctattaccttttcttaataccaaaatcgcataatctgacagatggatttacccgagtttgatgTTAAGCTACTAATATGGACCTTATTAAacgatatttatatttattcgcAAGTTATCCGAGGAAAAGGTTTGACTTTCAACGTTGTAATCAGATTTTACTAAGCAGCCTATATTGATTGGCCTTAGGGGGGAAAAATCAGGTGCGGAAAATAGGAAATTagcaacgagtggcgaattttaaaacacgaccgaagggagtgttttaaatcgacacgagttgcgaatgacctattcgcacatgtatcgtacaacgttttacagtacatatggccctttaaattttcgatggagttacgtaatgtgcttattatagcaccggtgtcgtaatgtagcaccataTACTTACTGTAAAAAAACTTATGGTATAAACTTcacccaaatatttatttatttatttaacctttattgcacaaaagaaaaccttacagtacaaagagcggacttaatgccataaggcattctctaccagtcaacctttaggcaaagcagagagactttaatattaatattagtgTTGAAAGACTTGTATCTCTTTCCTTAGAATGGAAAAACAAAAGAGATACAGAGCTGTATTTGTGAAAATAAGGCGAAGTGAATTTGCCAGTTGCCACTTGCCAGCATTAGATGCAAACTAGATATGTATgaaagtatgtatgtacatatatgaacaaataaataaagtaatagCAAATTATAGGGATGAGGATGGATTATAAATGGAAGTAAACATGTTATGTATGATCGAGACTTGCAAGACGTTAATCAATCTAAAGTAAGGATGTTAAGtacgaagaatttcgtacattgactcACTATTTCTTATCCCTATCGCATGCGCATAATTATGTTGCTCTCCTTCCGAttaagctctggtttcctaggatagcggtgccgtaaTATAGCCGTAATATACCGTCTTTGcggacaacaatataattatgcacATGCGATAGAGAAAAATAGAATTGAAATGGCGGGTCAATTTACGAAATTATTTGTGCTTAGCACGCTAGCTTAACACGCTTCAATCAAGactcaaagaaaaaaaacaactgATGAgtagaaacaaaacaaaaccaaCGAAATTATTTACAagtaaaacgataaaaaatcgAAAATAAAGCTCCTGAACATGTCTTGTTCTTCTATAAAGGAGCTTCTatataaccgacaaaaacaaacacaaataggccaatcaaatcagatccaaaaaaagcgttttgaggaattaattcccagcaagctagaaattaatttaataccttcattaggTCTTAAATTCGTATAATCCgcgtttgctccatcccaggaggcCTTGGGGGCCTTGGGACATAaattttaccttggattgatAAAACCACTCGATATAGAAGGGACCCACCATCAATtacaatgtcactaccagcaaggttgttgtggatcagacactgatgaaaaaaaaatcggattGTTACacgattataaaaaaaatcaaattggcggccattttttacaacCTTTGACTACGAACTCATATTAATGTatctttcggatcctcagatgtcaatttttatcataATTAGAGCAAAAACTaaaagcaaaaaactgaaaaagagcatatttttttccccaactcctggaatggaacaaactcggattacgctaatttagaaccaaatgaaggtattaagacgatttccagcttgctgagaattaattcctggaaaaaatctaatttgattggcctaaaaATAAACTCAAATCACCAAAGTGCCGAAGCATGAATGAGCTTCACTTACTCTATCTGAATTTGTACTATACTGTTGTGACTTTACTTCCAAATCCATTTTTGACACCGTTATAACTTGTAAATCCCTAGAAATAAACAATCAGTCATTGATATTCAAAATCGTCATAAATgagataataaataaagaagGGTTAATTTTACATATAAAGCTGAATatatcacacacacacacacatagaGAAATACTACTTATATAGCAGTTATCATTCAAGATACACCTACCATAAAACAACTGATCCAGTATTAATGAATATTCTTATGCCCATGCCAATTGATTAATAACTTAAAGTAACATTGATTCAGTTAACAGTAACCAGACGTCGGTTTAGTTGACAAATCTTTTGTCTCTCTAAAATATTGACAGGTTTGCGATTTTCGCCAACGCAgcgggaatatatttcccacttgattttgaactttgtttcaatgtgatagggttcaattttgcataatttctgaCACCCATATGCCGTATAAAGGGTTATGGTCCGTCTAAGCTGACTTTGCAccgattttaatagaacaaagtgaggcggtgtcattataaacgtcagttTCATAGAAATTGGACATTAATGACATTGCCACCCTTTGGCATTGCcaatgccatgcagagttatcttggtccgactcttAAGTGGTCTACACATTGGACGCGGACGTGCGAGCGGGACGTCGCTGTATACGTACATAGCGCTCTCGCTCTcatatatttgtaagaaagggataaaacatgatttaactaaatcagtcccgtactgttttatgaataaggaggtaagtatataaaaagTATGTGTGTACCTCATCATGTTTCTCCTCGGTGCGGTCGTCATCGTCGTCGCTGTCGTCGTCGGCCGACGAGTCGCCGCCCGAGCCGGCGTTGTCCGACGACGGTTTCACTGGAATGTTGAGCTCAGTATATACATGGACCATGTTACGCAGACGccgtattttaaattttataaataaagattCGTGGGTACCACCATTAtggcggttatcacactggatGCGATGCGACAAAGATACATTGATGCATGAGTTAACTACtgtagagcatttaataactggagtcgcctttaagagcttacccctctgccgaaaaaattgcacaattgtgcaaacttttgtatggactgacatcgctatttgtacgttacgtacaaatcatgtagaaatagcaatacatttgacgtctcCTCCCCCGCTAAaatccagttactaaatgctctaaggttaaCTAAGACAAAAttgtgcttcaaatttgacagctaCAATATCTTCGAATCTGACACTGATTATCAATATAAACATATGGCGTCGCAAAGCGCCATCTCCATCAGCTGCTAAACTGAagagatttttagggttccgtacccaaagggtaaaaacgggaccttattactaagactccgccgtccgtctgtccgtccgtctgtctgtcaccaggctgtatctcatgaaccgtgatagctagacagttgaaattttctgagatgatgtatttctgttgccgctataacaacaaatactaaaaacaaaataaatatttaagtggggctcccatacaacaaacgtgattttttttgccgtgttttaagtaatggtacggaacctttcgtgcgcgagtccgactcgcacttgtttttaTCATCTTGGCCGTCAAAAATGGAATAAATATCTCACCGGGCGTGTTGGTATTGGCGGGCTGGTTGGGCTGGTTGGGCCGCGCGCGCTCGCGGGTGAGCTCGTCGTAGCACTGCAGGCACACGCGCAGCGGCTTCTCGCTCTGCCCGCGCAGCACGTAGCGCTTCGACGAGCACGGCCCGCACACCACCGACCCGCACTTGCGACAATGGTGctgaaatattataaaaataaatattcgaTGATCGTATTACATTAATGAAATTATTTCCAGAAAAAATTGTTAGAAGTATAAAAGCGAAAGACGTCCACAAGCGCGCACGGTTACCTATACAGTAGCCCGAGATATGTATATAAACTctgaatcataattagattccaaaaaaaagtaagacaatgttgccactttttactagcgcgtcttgtatttatgcaaaaataagtaaataaaaatacttttttaaatcgtaggagtaaaattaccaataaataaattatcttagcgtatttatttataaaaaggaatttactattttacaaacaaattattgcagtggcaacattgtcttgctttttttggaatctagtagGCGTGGCTTTCaaaggatcccgtttttaccatttgggtgCGGAGCCCTAAtaactgtcatagggaccatcattcgacgcgacaGGTAACTTAATAAAGATGGGTGACTTACTCTCCTGTTGAGGACAGTGAACTGTGTCTTCTTGCAGTGCATGCAGATTGAGGCCTCGTTGTCGGGCACCCATACTGCGGCGTGCTCCGACGGCGGCTGCTTTCCGCCTGCGAACATATCGACGTTGAAAATGACGGACAAAATTACCCTTATACAAGTACAATTGTGTGACGTCACACAATACGTCTATTTTGTTCTTCATGCATAggtagtcacctgcaataatatattactcttcgaaggccgcaaaaatatgtgacacgctcttatggctctacaaataagatggtgtcagatatttttgcggcctttgttgtgtaatatattattgcaggtgactgtaccagcaCTTTTGCAGCTTGCTGCACCTAAAAACAAGTGACGGGTAGTTCTAGTGCagtaaacattgtaaaaaagGTTGGTAATCTTATAGCCCTGTTATTGTATCCCATACCAGACGTGGCTCActtcgcgatttcgtcgcgtgctagaagtacatgcggcccacagcAATTATtgtggtgtctagcagtagtaacTGCCACGCAACgttacggaacggacgcctgtaTCTGTATCTCTCGTAATAGACGtgctttgttagagagtgaaccttctgtaccttgtattatttattctgtgccgatACCACTactttttcatatattttttttcttcacAACTTCGCGAACGTTCTGGTATTTTAGTGTCTGGGAtgattgcacaaaagatccctatgggtcgaagtgt
Coding sequences within it:
- the LOC134798262 gene encoding pleckstrin homology domain-containing family F member 2 isoform X1; the encoded protein is MVDRLVNSEANARRIAMVENCFGSSGQPLAEQGRVLVGEGVLTKMCRKKPKARQFFLFNDILVYGNIVINKKKCNKQHVIPLEEVKLEALKDDGQYRNGWLIRTASKSFAVYAATATEKEEWMAHIEKCIEDLLRKSGKQPPSEHAAVWVPDNEASICMHCKKTQFTVLNRRHHCRKCGSVVCGPCSSKRYVLRGQSEKPLRVCLQCYDELTRERARPNQPNQPANTNTPVKPSSDNAGSGGDSSADDDSDDDDDRTEEKHDEPKFYGDGDKTEETNNHSSKDSAK
- the LOC134798262 gene encoding pleckstrin homology domain-containing family F member 2 isoform X2; this encodes MVDRLVNSEANARRIAMVENCFGSSGQPLAEQGRVLVGEGVLTKMCRKKPKARQFFLFNDILVYGNIVINKKKCNKQHVIPLEEVKLEALKDDGQYRNGWLIRTASKSFAVYAATATEKEEWMAHIEKCIEDLLRKSGKQPPSEHAAVWVPDNEASICMHCKKTQFTVLNRRHHCRKCGSVVCGPCSSKRYVLRGQSEKPLRVCLQCYDELTRERARPNQPNQPANTNTPVKPSSDNAGSGGDSSADDDSDDDDDRTEEKHDEGFTSYNGVKNGFGSKVTTV